One Campylobacter sp. MG1 DNA segment encodes these proteins:
- a CDS encoding CRISPR-associated DxTHG motif protein: MSEIKIPPRKGLQIVKKSVDKKENKMQCENTQNPQSAEQTNENLPLQGKTKIKIISFLGMTNTYKDVEDFQIKSKEDINTKGLKQPKQAQYILTSDFYKVFEVEKDTIKLDMWSATECLLKEFNNDNFDFTLYGTKLSNKKQSPIYGDKITPKEFDQKEYSKFLGDLINDLKNDFSSNKYKKIIIDITHGFRDNTILAIFAGLIQANINKDFKINFIVAKEIIQQQEYEFISLDEYVENMVMSNVLSTFKQCLKVPDYNLDNPLYLALKGFSDALFKNQIQDINKNLKNLFYYERNPLQSLLNLQPLINEIMLELQGLNKVNIKSAGNGKIKPKRAFYYELAVLYKKHDYFLNCVQFLLESIYLHIFNEFKQQLDRAEYEYCYSEYKAIRNFLLSFEETKPNVNQNNHRYTKYKNTFPDDIKLFNSVINLTKKIADLRNRMSHCDAFSDDYENNYKTRIEEFFNSYDEIFNNLNFSQELKDKLILDIKAKVK; encoded by the coding sequence ATGAGTGAAATAAAAATACCTCCTAGAAAAGGACTTCAAATTGTAAAAAAAAGTGTTGATAAAAAGGAAAATAAAATGCAATGTGAAAATACGCAAAACCCTCAAAGCGCAGAGCAAACCAACGAAAATTTACCATTACAAGGCAAAACCAAAATAAAAATCATTAGTTTTTTAGGTATGACAAATACTTATAAAGATGTAGAAGATTTTCAAATAAAAAGCAAAGAAGATATAAATACAAAAGGACTAAAACAACCAAAACAAGCACAATATATTCTAACAAGCGATTTTTATAAGGTTTTTGAAGTAGAAAAAGATACGATTAAGCTTGATATGTGGAGTGCTACGGAGTGTTTGCTTAAAGAATTTAATAACGATAATTTTGACTTTACACTATACGGCACAAAATTATCAAATAAAAAGCAAAGCCCAATTTATGGTGATAAAATTACCCCAAAAGAGTTTGACCAGAAAGAATATTCTAAATTTTTAGGGGATTTGATAAATGATTTAAAAAATGATTTTAGTTCAAATAAGTATAAAAAAATCATAATAGATATTACCCACGGCTTTAGAGATAATACGATTTTGGCTATTTTTGCAGGGCTTATTCAAGCTAATATTAATAAAGATTTTAAGATAAATTTCATCGTGGCAAAGGAGATAATCCAACAACAAGAATATGAATTTATAAGCCTTGATGAATATGTTGAAAATATGGTTATGTCAAATGTCTTAAGCACTTTTAAACAATGCTTAAAAGTGCCTGATTATAACCTTGATAATCCGCTTTATTTAGCTTTAAAAGGTTTTAGTGACGCGCTTTTTAAAAATCAAATTCAAGATATAAATAAAAATTTAAAAAATCTTTTTTATTACGAAAGAAATCCATTGCAAAGTCTTTTAAATTTGCAACCTTTGATAAATGAGATAATGCTTGAATTACAAGGCTTAAATAAAGTAAATATCAAGTCAGCAGGTAATGGTAAAATTAAGCCTAAAAGAGCTTTTTATTATGAATTAGCTGTGCTTTATAAAAAACACGATTATTTTTTAAATTGCGTTCAGTTTTTACTTGAATCTATATATTTACATATTTTTAATGAGTTTAAACAACAACTAGATAGGGCTGAATACGAATATTGTTATTCTGAATATAAAGCAATTAGAAATTTTTTACTTAGTTTTGAAGAAACTAAGCCAAATGTAAATCAAAATAATCACAGATATACTAAGTATAAAAACACTTTTCCTGATGATATAAAATTATTTAATTCTGTGATTAATTTAACTAAAAAAATAGCTGATTTAAGGAATAGAATGTCTCATTGTGATGCCTTTAGCGATGATTATGAAAACAATTATAAAACTAGAATAGAAGAATTTTTTAATTCTTATGATGAAATATTTAATAATTTAAATTTTAGTCAAGAATTAAAAGATAAATTGATTTTAGACATAAAGGCAAAAGTAAAATGA
- the csx20 gene encoding CRISPR-associated protein Csx20 has translation MIAMHLFFSHKLSDEQINDAKTSLKIVEFKALPKDLQTKFSNVPPELDNLDDYARDFYEYIDESTKKGDYVLISGDFGLCFKLINYAKSKALKPIYSTTKREVLKDENGIKQSVFKHIRFREF, from the coding sequence ATGATTGCTATGCATTTATTTTTTTCACACAAATTAAGCGATGAGCAAATAAATGACGCTAAAACTAGCCTAAAAATAGTAGAATTTAAAGCCTTGCCAAAGGATTTGCAAACTAAGTTTTCCAATGTCCCGCCAGAGCTTGATAACTTAGATGATTATGCAAGAGATTTTTATGAATACATCGATGAAAGCACCAAAAAAGGTGATTATGTGCTTATTAGTGGGGATTTTGGCTTGTGTTTTAAACTTATAAATTACGCTAAATCAAAAGCTTTAAAACCCATTTATTCCACTACAAAAAGAGAAGTTTTAAAAGATGAAAATGGTATAAAACAAAGCGTTTTTAAACATATAAGGTTTAGGGAATTTTAA